From the genome of Brassica oleracea var. oleracea cultivar TO1000 chromosome C4, BOL, whole genome shotgun sequence:
ACAACTTCTATAGATCCAGAAACAAAGCTGTGTTTCGTGTTGCTGATCATACTGTTACAGTGTCGTTCTCATGGAACTCGGAACTGTCGGTTTTTCGAGACTGTCACATCCCTTTCGATGAAGACAGTTTCCGGTTCCATTCGTATGAGGAGTTTCAAGCTAATTGTAATCTCAAAGGAGACCTCTACGGTAAGCTCTGTAATTCCCTACGTTAATTCTTAACGTAGTTGATTGATTATTGCGTTGCTAGATTATTAGAAGTAATTTTTGGCCTTTGTTACTGCTTAGATATAAATATATATCTCGACTTGATTATTAGACGTATGATTATGCCTTTCTTGCTGCTTAGATATATATATCTCGACTTAGTTGTATTGATGTTTTGGGTTTCTTAAATACTCNNNNNNNNNNNNNNNNNNNNNNNNNNNNNNNNNNNNNNNNNNNNNNNNNNNNNNNNNNNNNNNNNNNNNNNNNNNNNNNNNNNNNNNNNNNNNNTAACATAATTACTTTAACTAATTACTAACACTATTGATGAACAATGTTATAGATGTTGTTGGCCACATGAAGTTGGTTAATGGTCAAAGTATTGTTGAGGCCCCAGTTCTTGACGAAGTGGAGATAGCAAAGGCGAGGCGTGTTCTGATTCATATCCAATCGCATGAGTATGTTTTCATCATTTTTAAACAACAACTTCTGTTTACTCCTCTTAACTATTTACTATCGTTTTTGCACAGTGGACCGGTCATGAAGCTATACCTTTGGGATCAGGCTGCAAGAGACTTCTGCAAGAAGTTTAAGTCGTACGAGCGCACACCCACTGTGTTACTGGTCACGACCGTTAACACAAAGACTCTCGGAGGTTCTTCTTTTTGTCTTCAATATTGGTTTTTTACAGGTACATATATTCAGTTAGTGTTCTTTGATGTGTTTTTCATATGACCACAGGCACTCTTGCCTTGACCTCGATGTCGTCTTCGCGGGTGTTCATGGACTACGATGTCCAGCCCACCATAGATTACTTCGCTTGGTAAATATTAACGTGTTTTGCTTTTCTCTATTACTCAATGAATTGCCCACGTTATCTCATTGCAGTGAATGACTAAATTAATGATTTCTACTCTGTCGCAGGTTGGGGGCTAACCCCGATATTGCTGAGCAGGTTAATGCAGAGATAGTAACCAAACGTGAGACAATGACTATAGGGGAAATATTCTCCTACATCAAGCAGGAAACCGCAAAGGTAAACTCAATCTTTATATCTTTGACCGTTAAGAAAAAAAGTATATTCTTATGCACTTACACAGGATGCCTTTTTTGAGTGCACGGCTACGATCGATGATGTCGTGCATGGTTCTTCTTGGTACTACATTGCATGCAGTGGGTGCCATAGCAAGGTTAGCAAAGGCCCAACTTCGTTGATTTGTACAAACAACAAGTGTGAGAAGGTTAACGTATCTGGTGTGGCACAGTAAGAACTCTCTCCTGACTTTCAATTAATTTTTCATTGGTATTAGGTTCTGATTGTTTCATAACAGGTATCTTTCAAAGATATCCGTGTATGACAACGGTGACCAAGCTGTTTTTGTGCTACTTGGGGATGTTGGTCGTGAGCTGACTGGGAAGCCCGCATCAGAGTTAGTTAGAAGCTATTTTGAGGTAGCTTTTTATTAGTATTTAAGCTCTCAAACATATTGACTTGACGCTGTCTTCTTTTACTCAGACAATGCTATGAAAAGTATATAGCTTGACACTTTTTTTTGATTGAATGTCAGGCTAATGGGAACGAAGGAGTTAACCATGAGGCGCCTGTTCCTGAAGCTCTAATCAGCACCATTGGTCACAAGCATAAATTTTGTGTCAAAGTTACAGAGCATAACTTCTCAGGCAAGACACGATCTCTTACCGTGACCAAGATCCTCCCTCTAGACACTCCACCAGCGACAGAGTCTTCGGAAGGTAACAAGACTACTGCAGCATCGGAGGAAACGTTCATAAACCATGTGGGTTCTGCAGAGGGGAGTAAGAGAACTTGTGACGGTACTGATCTAGAGGAAGCTAAACGCCTTAAGCGTGAGGACTAGAGCTCGCGTGAGTCTTCTCAGAGATGGAGATTTGGATGCAGTTTTAGTGTTTTTGTTTCCAAATCTATGCTGCCTCATGGTTTTTCATTTTGAGTTTGAGTTTTGAGTAGGGGTGTTCAATCCGGATATCGGTTCGGTTTAGGTTCGGTTTTTTTCGGTTTTCGGTATTTCGGTTAGTAAAATATAACTACCATTCTAAATCCATTTTTACTTCGGTTCGGTTCGGTTTATATACCGTCGATTTTCGGTTTATTCGGTTTTATACCAAAAAAGATAATTATTTATTTTGAGATCATATAAAATGAATTTTAGAGTCATATTGTTAACACAGTCATTTATTAAAAATATATTACATGTTCAAATAAATGAACAAAAACATAAAAATGCTTCAACCATCAAATCATCAAATCTATAATTAAAATCAGAGCCTGAAATTTTGAAAATAAAAATATGAAACAAAACAGAAACATGAAAGAAAAGTTTTTTCACTCTTCCATATTTAGTGTTCATTAAAGTCATGCTTTTTCGATTGAACACGAAACTCTGTTTGTTTATATATAAGAAAAAAGTTGTGAAAATTTTCCATTAAATATTTTCCATCAAATTTATCATCTTCATATTAATTTAGTGAATACTAAAATAAAGCAAAAAGATAAAAAAAAAAAAGACTTAGAAAATAAGATGTCTGAATTGCGATGTATTGTTACTTAATTATAGTTCAAGTGTTTTACAAATTATATAAGGTTTTTTATTACTATAACAGTATGGTAATAGTTATTAATTAACACAAATTTAACTTATATAACAAATAGATTTTCATGTATTGTTATAAAATAGATACATATTTACATGTTTCTACTTTTAATCGGTTTTGTTCGGTAAATTCGGTTTAATCGGTTATATACCAAACCATATCCAAATCCTACGGTTTTTATAAAATTATATTCATTCGGTTTATATGGTATATACCAAAACCAAACCATATTGTCTATTTCGGTTCGGTTCGGTTCGGTACGGTTCGGTTTTACCATATTGAACAGCCCTAGTTTTGAGATATATTTTTCATGACTATGGTTTTGTTTCAGTTTGAATTGGCAGAGTTTTTTTTTTGGATTACATGTTAACAATTATCACAGTCTCAAGTTAGTAATTGCAGGAAAACACGTTATTTTTTTTTACATATTAGCATCTTACTGTCTTAGAGACGAGATTCAGTATGGGAATATTCCGATATCAAAAATCCATAAGGTTAATGAGAAACCCAAATGAACGTGCGATCACTAATCATATTAATGCCGAACACAATAATTAAATGTGTTTTCGAAAATGAAGGTAAGAAAATATTCCCATATCTCATCACTGATATCTTTCCAAAATAAAACTAAACTTCCTACTCCCGTTTACATACTCGATTACCAAACGATCTGCAACACAATTCTTCTCCTTCCCGGTTCAACCTTGGCTCCTTATACGGTTGTCCAAGAAGCTCGCGAGAAGATTTTGTAAGTGTGACAATTATTTAACAAACAGAGGATATACGAATATTGATCCTGTTTGAAACAAAAAAAACAATTGTTTAGGAACTAATGTTTGATTCTCCTGTTTGATTCTCAGGAAAGAGTTATAAAAGAATGGAGAACCCACCTCCAACACCCCCTTTCGAAACTCCAGGTACAAAAATACAAACCTTTTAAGATAGTATTGTCTCACACGTCTCCCAATATGAATATGAAAATAACTGTTAACATAACTGATATATTTTGAGATATACTTTTCATGACTATGGTTTTGTTTCAGTTTGAATTGGCATAGTTTTTTTTNNNNNNNNNNNNNNNNNNNNNNNNNNNNNNNNNNNNNNNNNNNNNNNNNNNCCTAACTCTACTATTAGAAGTTTTGTAGATAAGACAACTGGGATATCTTATGAACTTCTTCTTATTTTTATGAATAATAATTGTTTTCTCCGCACTTAACAGAAAATAGTATATAGATATATCATCTATCTAAAAACCATTACAACAACCTTTTTAATAAAACTAACTAATAATTAAACAAAAATTAATTTTAGATATATGATAACCTTTTCAATATAATTGTCTGTTATATTAGTGTATTAAATTATATACAAAATAACATATTTTTAATTATCTTTTATTTTATACATATAATAGAAGCTGGAGTTCACATATATTATTATTTCAATTTTAATAAGAGTTAGTGTTAGTAAGGAAAAAACATGTATATAGTTTGATAAACATAAGATGAAACTCTTTTAATAAGAACATGGTAAGAAAATAAGAATATTTATCTAATTAGTCAATGAATTTCTTCGTATTTATATAAACGATATGTTTTTATCTTGCACTCAGAAACCCTTACAATAAATTTTTAAAATTTAAATGAAATATTTTCTACTTAGCTAAATATTAATTTTAAATATATGATAAACATACAAATAATTTTCTGAACAATCTGTTACTGCATTAAATTTTGAAAAACCCCCCTTATTATGAATACAATAGTTAGTAACATCTTGATTAAAATAAAACAATATGAATTTTCGTAAAAAAACACTTCAAACCGTTATTTTCTTATCTTCCTCAATTATTTACCCTTTTAAAATTTTTTAAAATTTAGTTATTTTTTTAAATTATTTTTTTAAAAAAAAAAATTTCTGATTTTTCATATACCTAGAGTATTAGTTTCATTTTACCTATTAAATACAACATTTTAGCAATTTTCCTTAAAACAATCTAACAAGGACCAATAGAAACATTTTTAACAAGTTACAAAAAGTGTTAAAATACGCTTTTCTGTTGCCCTCACAAAGGCTTGCCATTATTATCTGAACCATGACATTCTTCTAAATAATTTTAAATAACGATAGGTATAAAAGATACCATAAACTTCATTTGTGATATGTTGTTTTCCTATAACTTTACAGAATATATATATATATATTATAAACACCTTCCTAAAGTCTTTTCATCCAGAAACTTCTACCGGGATCACGCATAAAAGAAAAAGAGGACGTCCACTCGGAGCACGCAACAAACCCAAAGGTGTGTTATTACTCT
Proteins encoded in this window:
- the LOC106338636 gene encoding uncharacterized protein LOC106338636; amino-acid sequence: MAMKPHGKSIVSSDYDEKVVFFKDLSLGHQESQLRFRLIHFWEAWNPLKKTLIGMEMLLIDEKGTLIQGFVSPGRIKKYLPDMKRGFVYKLNNFYRSRNKAVFRVADHTVTVSFSWNSELSVFRDCHIPFDEDSFRFHSYEEFQANCNLKGDLYDVVGHMKLVNGQSIVEAPVLDEVEIAKARRVLIHIQSHDGPVMKLYLWDQAARDFCKKFKSYERTPTVLLVTTVNTKTLGGTLALTSMSSSRVFMDYDVQPTIDYFAWLGANPDIAEQVNAEIVTKRETMTIGEIFSYIKQETAKDAFFECTATIDDVVHGSSWYYIACSGCHSKVSKGPTSLICTNNKCEKVNVSGVAQYLSKISVYDNGDQAVFVLLGDVGRELTGKPASELVRSYFEANGNEGVNHEAPVPEALISTIGHKHKFCVKVTEHNFSGKTRSLTVTKILPLDTPPATESSEGNKTTAASEETFINHVGSAEGSKRTCDGTDLEEAKRLKRED